In one window of Streptomyces griseus subsp. griseus DNA:
- a CDS encoding YqjF family protein: MSSARPAPETVTPHPPAGPMPPLLTQSWLDLAFLHWAADPADVAPLLPAGTVPDTFDGTTTYVGLVAFRMYRVGWLGLPGIPYLGTFPETNVRLYSVDEHGRRGVVFRSLDASRLVPVLVARAAFRLPYVWSRMDIARSGDTLTYTSTRRWPGPRGARSRIVLRAGDPIGEPTPLEHFLTARWALHSSFFGRTAHLPNAHPRWLLHRAELLEYDEDLVAAAGLPAPVGEPVSVLYSPGVPVRFGPQRRPRTVG; the protein is encoded by the coding sequence ATGTCCAGCGCCCGCCCCGCCCCTGAGACCGTGACGCCGCACCCGCCCGCCGGACCGATGCCGCCACTGCTCACGCAGTCGTGGCTGGATCTGGCGTTCCTGCACTGGGCGGCCGACCCGGCGGATGTGGCTCCGTTGCTGCCGGCGGGGACGGTACCGGACACCTTCGACGGGACGACGACGTACGTAGGGCTGGTGGCGTTCCGGATGTACCGGGTGGGGTGGCTCGGGCTGCCGGGTATCCCCTACCTGGGGACCTTCCCGGAGACCAACGTCCGGCTGTACTCCGTGGACGAGCACGGGCGGCGCGGTGTCGTCTTCCGGTCCCTCGACGCCTCGCGGCTGGTCCCCGTCCTCGTGGCGCGGGCCGCGTTCCGGTTGCCGTACGTGTGGTCGCGGATGGACATCGCGCGTTCCGGCGACACCCTGACGTACACGAGCACCCGGCGGTGGCCCGGACCGCGCGGTGCGCGGAGCCGGATCGTGCTGCGGGCGGGGGATCCGATCGGCGAACCCACGCCCTTGGAGCACTTCCTGACCGCCCGTTGGGCCCTGCACAGCTCCTTCTTCGGGCGGACCGCCCACCTGCCCAACGCCCATCCCCGCTGGCTCCTGCACCGGGCGGAGCTGCTGGAGTACGACGAGGACCTGGTGGCCGCCGCCGGGCTGCCGGCGCCGGTCGGGGAGCCGGTGAGCGTGCTGTACTCGCCGGGTGTTCCCGTGCGGTTCGGGCCGCAGCGCAGGCCCCGTACCGTCGGCTGA